Proteins encoded together in one Bacillus kexueae window:
- a CDS encoding LCP family protein: MEHGKRMVRKQKKRKKRRLRRLLLVLLLFLLSIVGYSGYVMISALSAANSSYEELERGEKSNLRLDNVEITKDPFSVLLMGIEDYSSGGANGRTDSLLVATFNPNTSTMKLLSIPRDTEVYIEKTDKVDKINHAYAYGGKEETIKSVEHLLEIPIDYYATVNFQGFKDIIDEIGGVTIEVPFDFKEKSDEDGTYIQFTEGEMHLNGEEALAYARMRKQDPRGDFGRNDRQKQIIMAAIEKMTLANNLFKIDEISNHIGNNVQTNIKVIELLALQNKFSDFNSASIETLTISGNDDYKNGVYYFKPDELSLTEIQEELRSHLDLQNLGNIK, encoded by the coding sequence ATGGAACATGGCAAACGAATGGTCAGAAAACAAAAAAAGAGAAAAAAGCGTAGATTAAGACGGCTATTACTTGTTCTACTTTTATTTTTATTAAGCATCGTTGGATATTCTGGGTACGTCATGATTTCAGCATTAAGTGCTGCCAATAGCTCCTATGAGGAATTAGAAAGAGGAGAAAAATCCAATCTTCGCTTAGACAATGTCGAAATTACAAAGGATCCATTTTCCGTCTTATTAATGGGAATCGAAGATTACTCAAGTGGAGGAGCGAATGGAAGAACTGATTCTCTCCTAGTAGCAACCTTTAATCCTAATACCAGTACGATGAAGCTTCTTAGTATTCCTCGAGATACCGAAGTTTATATAGAAAAAACAGATAAAGTTGATAAAATCAATCATGCATACGCATACGGTGGTAAGGAAGAGACTATTAAATCTGTAGAACATTTACTCGAAATCCCTATTGATTACTACGCAACTGTAAACTTTCAAGGGTTTAAAGATATCATTGATGAAATCGGTGGAGTAACGATTGAAGTACCTTTCGATTTTAAAGAAAAAAGTGACGAAGACGGGACTTATATTCAATTCACAGAAGGAGAAATGCATTTAAACGGTGAAGAAGCTTTAGCTTATGCTCGAATGAGAAAACAAGACCCAAGAGGTGACTTTGGGCGGAATGACCGTCAAAAACAGATCATAATGGCAGCGATTGAAAAAATGACTCTAGCGAACAACCTGTTTAAAATTGATGAAATTAGCAATCATATCGGTAATAATGTCCAAACTAACATTAAGGTTATTGAGTTATTAGCGTTACAAAACAAGTTTAGTGACTTTAATTCTGCTTCTATTGAAACCTTAACTATATCTGGAAACGATGATTATAAAAAT